The window cgtgactgtgggcaagtcacttcacttctctgtgccacagttacctcatctgtaaaatggggattaagactgcgagcctcacttgggacaacctgattaccctgtatctaccccaacgtttagaacagtgatccgcacatagtaagcgcttaacgaataccaacataaaTACCAACACAcagctccccccgacccccacgtcCTCCATGCCCCTCGCCGccagcctcccccagcctttctccGGGGGACGAGAAGATCATCAGGCCCAACAGAGCAAGGCCGCTGAGTGTCAGTGCTTCTCTTCGGCTTGCTTTCTCCCCCTGCTTCTCTGGCCAATAAACGTCTTTCCACACAGGCCgctcgttacgggcagagaaTTTATCCGTTTAtcgttctactgtgctctccctcgtgccgaatacagtgctttgcacctagtaagcgctcaataaatacgaccgaaggaaccAATGCCTCTCGCAGCCTATTTCTACTGGGTCTCACtgaatgaagggggagaggatgtCACCTGACTGGCCCGAGCCAAGGAAAGCTCCCCTTTATTCCGGAGGCCCAGGCCGGATTCAGAGGCTACTCAGGACCGTCCGCTCCGAGCCAGGGCTCCAGGCCGAGGAGATCGAGGGCTTCTGGTTGGTGTCCGGGCTCCCGTCCCTGGTCATTCCTTCTCCGGGCCGTTGCCGCCCTCCCTGGCCAGCCCCTCCCTCTCAGATCGGCAGTTCCCcgaaggcagggatcgggtcccCCCGAAACGAACGCCTCATGGGCCTACGGGCCAGTGAATCTCAAGCCTTTCTCCCGTGCTTCCCCTCCAAAGACCTCAAGTGAGGCCCCTCAGAAAGCGAGTCCAGGGGCCCGCCCCCAGCTGCCCTGAGGTTGGGTTTGGATTCAGAGCGGGGCACTCGTTCAAAGCTGGGCTTCCCGGTGCCAAGACGTGAATTTAAGCGATATGGACGTAAGGGCTGCGgtgctgggagtcgggggatgaataaaagggccGAGGCCggacgactcagaagggagtcggagaagaggaaaggaggactcggtcagggaaggccccttggaggagccgggccttcagtaaagctgaggaggtggagagggtctttgtcagatttaaggagggagggcattctgggccagaggcaagatgggaTTTCTCCCGGCAGTCTGATGGCAGTGACGGATAAAAGTTAGAGACAGCGAAAGCATGGCAAAGAAAGCCTGGACGATTGGATGTCGGCGGTGTACGGGGGCTCGGCAGCGGGTGACGATCAGCCCATCGGAGCTCAGGAACAGTGGAGCACGGTTGGAAGGTTTTGCAGCctcaggaggagaagatggaaaagGAAGCTGATATCGCGGAGCGGGGTGGAATGCTCCCCGGAAGTTGGGGAGCCTTATCCACTAACTTCCCGGGGAACAACGAGTTGCTGGTTGGGCGTGAGGggaccccccctcccttccccgtcccactGTGAGCTCTTGGACCACAGTCAGCGTCCTTTCTCTAGATGGGAAGGAAGCACGTTCCCCTGACCTTCAGCTCTCAACCCCCTAAAAGTGGAGCGTGATCTCCGGGCCCAgtccagggggagaggggagggagaggatgagactCAGAGGGTGGGGGCATCTGCCACTTGGGTAAGCAGGTGCTGGGCAGGGGGCGTGTGGCCTGGGGGGGTGACTGCCACAAGCAGCCCCCGgcatggggtcggggggagcgaCGACAGCGACGGTGAAATGTTGGGAGCGAAACCCGGCCgcggggagagaaatggagagtcccggggtggtggggaaatgaggggtgcgGCCACAGCCCCTGGGGGGACCCACAGATTTCTCCCACCTGAACCCACGGCCGTCCGGCGGTAAACATCTCCTTCGTGAATGGGAAGGACGAGGGCCTCTTGGAAAGCGGTACCCGATTTCCTCGGTGACGTGAATCAGGGCCCGGTCCTCGGACCCCGAGTGTGAGGGGCGCCTCTGGGCTCCTTCCCGGAGTCCACCCGGAGGAAGTGAGGGAGACGTCGGCCATCCCGAAACAGGTCCCAGCCCCAGTCCTGCCAGGATCGGGGGTTCTGCCCCAGGCACTACCTGGGAAGAGAGGGGGTGCTGCCCACAAGGTCAACCACTGTGCTTGCTGGAAAAGGgtacccctttcccaccccccaaaatacTCTCTCACCCAGGCCCAGGAGCCTTCATTCTGAGGCTTCTCCCCTGCTTCCACCCAAAGGAGGAAGAGGCCCCCGTGTGAAGTAAATTCACATGGACAGAAGCGCTTCACGCTCGGCGAAAGACGCGCACGTGGATGGAAGTCCTTCACGCTCGCCAGAACGACCGCAGGGCCCTCGGGTCCATTTCATTGCTTCCAACAGGGCTcgacgcttaggacggtgcttggcacgtagtagacgcttaagaaataccatcattattattagcatttaggGTGGGCTCATTTGGGGATCCAGCCAAATCCTAGTTGTCGACAAGTTCAGAGCTCTGCCACAAAGCCCAGGGCCAATCGCCACGTCCCGGGCGTTTCAAGTGTTTGATGCAGCGCTCTGGGGTATAAAGCCCGGGTGGGGGATCGAGGAAACCGTACCAGTCGGAGGCCAAGGGCCTGGGCTAAGCACAGAGGGCAGGGCCAGAGTGACCCCACTCTGTGCCCCCGTTCTGTCCTGGCCCCTtattaccccagctctgccagacaTTTGAGCAACTTCACCCCCCGCCCAAGGCTGGCTCAATCAGAGGTGTCCGCGGGAAGTAAAGATGCCCCagagcctccctccctgccccatccaacCACGGGCGCTATCGTATATAAGGGTGGCCCTGAGAGGGACCGGTCAGCCGCACTCAGGACTGGGTCAGACTGAGAGACGGGATGGCGCCTGGCATCTGGAGAGTCCTGCTGCTGGTCAGCGTGGCCGCGGCCCTCACCCCGGCGCTGGGCCTGAGCCACGGAGAGGCCGTGAACCTCGCCCTCGACTCCTACAACAGAGGCCCGGACATCAAACGCGTCTTCCGGGTCTTCGGCTCCGTCCCTCCGCCCGAAGCGGTGAGTAACTGAGCCCTCTCCGCCGGCTCCGGGGCCCATCTCCCGCTGTGGGAGGCTTGATCGACTCAGGCCCGGGGCTACCCACGGTGGGGGGAGGCCCGAGGAGGGGGCGCGGAGGGGGGGCCGGATGAGGGGGACgtagggagcgagggagggggtCACCGTCTCTCGCCCTGTCTCTCCTCCAGGCTCCATCTCCCACCGCCATCCCTCTAAACTTCACGGTGAAGGAGACCGTGTGCTTCAAGAAGGAGAAACTCGATCTGGAGCAGTGCGCCTTCAGAGACAATGGGGTGAGTGGGGGaactggggggaaaagggggtgaggggcggcCCCAGCGGGTCCTAATGATCAGGACCCCACGACCCTCTGAGGATCCGTTATGGAGCCTGGGACCACGGGGGTGACCACAAACTCCTGCCTTCTCAAGAGCCACGGTTCTCCTCTTCCCACGGTCTCCGAAACCAGCAGGACACGGAAACGAGGCCAGGGTGggttgaggcagaagggggagtgggggaaacaggagCTTGGCGGTCGCCGTCTATATAGCTGAGAACTGGTCCCTGAAGGACCCCCCAGGCCAGGAGATGCGCCACGGCCCGGACCCCGGTCGTCCCTCCCGGGGACGGGGCGAGCCGTtggctcatttattgagcgcttactgtgtgcagagcactgtactgaagtctcgggaaagtacgatacagcaataaagagagacaatccctgcccgcaacaagctcacggcctagaggggggCAGGTAGACATCAGTACcagtaaacagacatgaatataaataaaatgacagatctatacatcagtgctgaggggctggggggggggggggcagagcgaGGGGAactagtcagggcgacgcagaagggagtgggagatgaggaagagtggggcttagtcagggaaggtctcttggaggaggtgggtcttcggtaaggctttgaaggcgtaACGCTGGGGACCGATTCGGGCCGAAGCAGGAGGGGCCGGTCCGGCCGGGCCTCCCCGGGCCTGATCCCCTCACCCCGCCTCCCCGCAGCTGGTGAGAGACTGCACCGGCTTCGTCTCCACGGCCCAGCGGCCCCCGACCGTCACCATCTCCTGCGAGGGGGTGAGCGTCTCCGCGCCCGTTGGGAAATGGGCAGGGCGGGCGGGGAAACCCGACCCAGCCGGGACGTGGGCGGGGATGGCCGAACCGGGacagggcgggggccggggccggggtccagAGCCCCTCCGCCGCGAATCCGGCCGGCGCAGAGCCCCCGGAGCCGAAGGGACGCTCAGTTTTtactgcttttctttttccccagcccATCCGCACCAAGAGATTCCTGTTTTCACTTATTTCAGCCGGTCTTGGAATAGGAGGTGCCATCGCGAATTTGGTCAGGCGTAGTAGGGGTTAGGGGCGTTAGCGCCGGGAGAGCAGTGGGACCGACCCAGACCGCCCCTGTGCCCCGACCACCAACcgctcccagcctctccccgggTGACCAGAAGATCACCGGGTCCAACAGAGCAAGGCCGCTACTTGTCAATGCTTCGCCTCGGTTTACGTTTTTCCCCTCGCTTCTCTGGCCAATAAATGTCTTCCACCAAGGCATCTCCCTGGTTAAAGGGTATATTTCTGTCTATCGTTACGGTGTGctctcattcactcaatagtatttctcgagcgcttactgtgtgcagacaactgtaccgagcgcttggaaccgtactttccctacccaacgacgggctcacgttctagaaggggggagacaacgaaacgagtaaatgggcatcagtagcaataaatcgaattatagagatatacacatcattagtaaacatgaatagaattataaacatgcACATATAGGCACACAAGGGctgcgggacggggaggggggtggagagggagggggtgggggcgacggggagggaagggcttagtccgggaaggcctcctggaggaggtgggctttcgccAGCTACACTAGGATAGGcattcctatttaataataataataatgatgatgatgtcggtattggttaagcgcttactatgtgccgagcactgttctaagcgccggggtagatacaagggaattaggttgtcccacgtggggctcacggtcttcacccccattttacagataactgaggcaccgagaagttaagtgacttgcccaaagtcacacagctgacaaatggccgagctgggattcgaacccatgacctctgactccaaagcccgtgctccttccactgagccacggctgcttctcgATTTAGCGGATTTagatttatttactgagcgcttgctgtgcacggagcagccaagcgcttagtccatcgCTTTGTGTACCGTAAACGGTCAATGAAGacggttgaatgaacgaacatcTCACCGTCTATCTCCGTTTTATCCTCTGTCACCCtgaatgaagggggagaggatgtCACCCGAATGGCCCAAGCCGGTGAGAGCTCCCCTTTATTCCGGAGGTCCAGGCCGGCGTCAGTGGCTACTCAGGGGCGTCCGCTCCGAGCCAGGGCCCCAGCCCGAGGAGGTTGAGGGCTTCCCGTtggtccccgctcccctccccggtcGTTCTTTCTCCGGGCCGTGCCCGCTTGGGCCTCCAGCTTCCCGAGAGCAGAGATCGGGTCCCTCTGAGAGCCTCATACAGACGGCCGACCGGTCGGGCCCTTGGGTTCCCGGCCTCGGCTCACCCGGCCGGGTCCGGGGGTGGCCACCGGTAGTCCCCGTGCATGAGCCAGTCAGCCCGTGGCTCCCGCAGCCCTGGACCCCCggagcttagtggacagagtacgggcccgggagtcagaaggtcacgggttctaatctcagctctgccactcgtctgctgtgtgaccgtggaagggtcacttcacttctctgggcctcagttgcctcatccgcagtcactgagaccgcgagccccacgcgggacagggaatgtccaacttaatttgcttgcatccaccccagtgcctgacacgtagtgaagcgcttcacaaataccggaattatcatcactacttcacttctctgggcctcagttatctcgtctgtaaaacggggattgaggttgtgagtcccatgtgggacagggacagcgtccaactggatttgtttgTATTCGCCCCGGCGCTTGATACACCGCCCGGCacgatagtaagtgtttaacgaataccgggTAATGAGAGCAGCAGGGAGGATCAGGAAATATAATTCAGTGGAACATGATCCCCGGACCCAGCCTGGCGGAAGAGGGGacggagagaggccgggggggctcggggggtgggggcatCTACCTCTTGGGAAAGGAGGTGCTGGGCAGAGGGCACGTGGTCGGTGGGGGTGGAGGTCGAACCGCAAGCGGCCCCagagtggggtcggggggggagccAGGGCGGCGTCGGTGAAATGTTGGGAGCGAAACCCGGCcgcggggagagagatggaggaaccCGGggcggtggggaaatgaggggtgcgACCAcagttgccggggggggggggggacacgggttTCTCCCACTTGAACCCACGACCGTCCAGCGGCAAACATCTCTTTCACGAAGGGGACGGACAAGGGCCTGCTGGAAAGCGGTACCTGATCCCCTGGGTGACCCCACAGACCCggagcccctctgctcccctcccgaCTGTCCACCGGGAGAAGGCGAGGGAGTTCCGGTCCCGCCCGGCTCCGTGGTCCTGCCCCCGGCACTTCGGTTGCCCCGTGAGCTCCTGGGATGAGGGGGTGCGCTGTCCAGATGAGCAACCGTCGCCCTGCTTGGAAAGGAGCACCCCTTTCCCATCTTCTCACTCGGGAGCCCCCGTTCGGGGTCTTCTCCTCTGCGCCCGCCCGAAGGAGGAAAGGGCCCCGTGCGAAGGAAGCGCACACGGATGGAGGTTCTTCACGTTCAGACCGCGGGGCCCTCGGGGCCATTTAGGTCGGGCCCATTAGGGGGTCCGGCCAAACCCCGGGGGGCGGGCGAGTTCGGAGCTCTGCCAAGGGGCTCCGGGCCAATCCCCGCGTCTCGAGCATTtcaggagcttagtacggtgctccggaGTATAAAGCCCGAGTCAGGCGACGAGGAAACTCTACCAATCCGAGCGCGGAAGCCTGGGCCAAGTTcagggggcagggctggagagacCCCACTACTGCGTCCCCCCTTCCGTCCTGGCCCCGTATTGCCCAGGCTCTGCCAGACACTCGAGCAACTTCACCACCTGCCCAACGCTGGCTCAATCTGAGGTCCCCGCGGCCGGTGTTGGCCAACGGGCTCTGTCGGAAGTAAAGATGCCCCAGGGGCCCCCCACCATGGGTATTACTGTATATAAGGGAGGCCCCGGGAGGGACTGGTCAGCAGCATTTggggctggagcagagagagcaggatGGCGTCTGGCGCCTGGAGAGTCCTGCTGCTGGTCAGCGTGGCCGCGGCCCTCACCCCGGCGCGGGGCCTGAGCCACCGAGAGGCCGTGAACCTCGCCCTCGACACCTATAACAGAGGCTCGGACGTCGACCGCGCCTTCCGGGTCTTCGGCTCCGTCCCCCGGCCCAGGCCGGTGAGTAGCCGAGCCAACGTCGCCCGCTCCGGGGCCCGTCTCCCCCTGCGGGAGGCCTCTGGTCAAGGGCTGACCCAGGCCCGGGGCCGCCCACGGCCTCACCTGCGAGGTGGCGGGAGGCAAAGCCTCGAGCGCTGTCTCCTCTCTAGGCTCCGTCCCCCACCACCATCCCTCTGAACTTCACCGTGAAGGAGACCGTGTGCTTCAAGAGGGAGAAATTCGATCTGGACCAGTGCGACTTCAGAGACCGCGGGGTgcgtgggggagctgggggaagaagggggagaggggcggcacCAACCGTTCCCAAGGGTTTGGGACAGAGTAGCGGCCCCCGAATCGAGACCCCGTGGCCCTCGGGTGAATCCGCTAACGAGCCTTCTCGGGGATCTGtgtctcctcttcccctggcctccagTGGGGTGGGGAAACAGGCAGGGCACGGGGACTAGGCCGGGGTGGGTTGAAGCAGAGTGGGAAGCGGGGAAACGGGGGCTTGGCGGTCCCCGTCTGTCTTGCCGAGAGGGAAGGACCCACAGGCCAGGTGACGCACGTCGGCCCGGGCCCCAGGTGTCCCTCACGGGGAGGTGTTGCCTTGGGGACAGACTCGGGCCGTAGCAGGAGGGGCCGGTCCGGCCGGGCCTCCCCGGGCCTGATCCCCTCACCCCGCCTCCCCGCAGCTGGTGAGAGACTGCACCGGCTTCGTCTCCACGGCCCAGCGGCC is drawn from Ornithorhynchus anatinus isolate Pmale09 chromosome 13, mOrnAna1.pri.v4, whole genome shotgun sequence and contains these coding sequences:
- the LOC107546990 gene encoding lutzicidin-like, which codes for MAPGIWRVLLLVSVAAALTPALGLSHGEAVNLALDSYNRGPDIKRVFRVFGSVPPPEAAPSPTAIPLNFTVKETVCFKKEKLDLEQCAFRDNGLVRDCTGFVSTAQRPPTVTISCEGPIRTKRFLFSLISAGLGIGGAIANLVRRSRG
- the LOC103165470 gene encoding cathelicidin-related peptide Pt_CRAMP2-like, giving the protein MASGAWRVLLLVSVAAALTPARGLSHREAVNLALDTYNRGSDVDRAFRVFGSVPRPRPAPSPTTIPLNFTVKETVCFKREKFDLDQCDFRDRGLVRDCTGFVSTAQRPPTVTISCEGPIRTKRFLFSLIRATFSIGRAVSATVRGLRYRFRRNKRRRG